From a single Streptomyces rubradiris genomic region:
- a CDS encoding fumarylacetoacetate hydrolase family protein yields the protein MRFAAYEHHHRVRVAVVQDDGTLLPLPGVASLTDLLRESGGLPGLLAAGAAALDVPPGPHVSQVRLLPPLQPASVRDFVTFEEHVEGVRRSVDGAAGVPAQWYAAPTFYFTNPHAVYATGDGIPVPPGSAVLDFELEVAAVIGREGGDLTPEQARDHIVGYTVFNDWSARDLQSAEMKVGLGPCKGKDTATTLGPYLVTADELEPYRDADGFLRLTLTAEVNGEVVGRDLLSNMSWTFEEMTAYASRGTRVVPGDVLGSGTCGNGGCLAELWGRRGERTPPPLRPGDTVTLTVQGIGTLTNTVVPGADPVPLPTGRRRGRERP from the coding sequence ATGCGTTTCGCCGCCTACGAGCACCACCACCGCGTCCGCGTCGCCGTAGTACAGGACGACGGCACGCTTCTGCCCCTGCCCGGCGTCGCCTCGCTCACCGATCTGCTGCGCGAGTCCGGCGGCCTGCCCGGCCTGCTCGCCGCGGGCGCGGCGGCGCTGGACGTGCCGCCCGGCCCCCATGTGTCGCAGGTCCGGCTGCTGCCGCCGCTCCAGCCCGCCTCCGTCCGCGACTTCGTCACCTTCGAGGAGCACGTCGAGGGGGTACGGCGGTCGGTGGACGGCGCGGCGGGCGTGCCCGCGCAGTGGTACGCGGCGCCCACCTTCTACTTCACCAACCCGCACGCGGTCTACGCGACCGGCGACGGCATCCCGGTGCCGCCCGGCTCGGCCGTCCTCGACTTCGAGCTGGAAGTGGCCGCCGTCATCGGCCGCGAGGGCGGCGACCTCACCCCCGAGCAGGCCCGCGACCACATCGTCGGCTACACGGTCTTCAACGACTGGTCGGCCAGGGACCTCCAGTCCGCCGAGATGAAGGTGGGCCTCGGCCCCTGCAAGGGCAAGGACACGGCCACCACACTCGGCCCGTACCTGGTCACCGCCGACGAACTGGAGCCGTACCGGGACGCCGACGGCTTCCTGCGCCTCACGCTCACCGCGGAGGTCAACGGCGAGGTCGTCGGCCGCGACCTCCTGTCCAACATGAGCTGGACGTTCGAGGAGATGACGGCCTACGCCTCGCGCGGCACGCGGGTCGTCCCGGGTGACGTGCTCGGCTCGGGCACCTGCGGCAACGGCGGCTGCCTCGCCGAACTGTGGGGACGGCGCGGCGAACGGACACCGCCCCCGCTGCGGCCCGGCGACACCGTCACCCTCACCGTGCAGGGCATCGGCACGCTCACCAACACCGTCGTCCCCGGCGCCGATCCCGTGCCGCTGCCCACCGGGCGGCGCCGCGGCCGGGAGCGGCCGTGA